From Felis catus isolate Fca126 chromosome B4, F.catus_Fca126_mat1.0, whole genome shotgun sequence:
ATTACCTGGTCATTCAAGTGCTTTCTTTCCTATCTAAAACTCATTCTTCTTATTATTAATAACATATAATTTTACAGTGAGTGATTTAATGTAAGTAGGTTTCACCTTCTCAATTGACTTACATGACCTTTGGGGGAAGGTACTATTTCTTATGCTTTACTTTATTCATTCTGGGGCTTTCCATTCTACTGGACACACAATTGGACTGTCAATGTTTGCTATGATTAATcatgtcaaaataattttattctctttctagGAAATTTGTTTGTGATTGTATTTGTGAGTTACTTTGGATCCAAACTACACAGACCAAAGATAATTGGAATTGGTTGCTTCATTATGGGAACTGGAAGTATTTTGACTGctttaccacatttttttatgGGCTAGTAAGTGTTAAATAGTTCTGTCCTTAATTATCATTTAACTATAAATTAATGGtagaatttcatcttttttccttttaaacaagcAGTCTCTTTTAAGAGGAATACCCAGTAAGCATGTGTAAAAATGAAGTATATTTTGTATAAGTAATTTACTGCTTTATCAGCCATGGCTTTCATTGACTTTCAGATATGAATAGCACTAAGGAAGGTATACATTTTCATAGGAAGTAAATGAACTTTTTATGGCCTTTTGATATGACATACACTGCATGTATTTgcttacaagttttttttttaatgctcaatAAGAGTTTATCACCTAACCCACTACCATATCCATTGGGAGTATTCTTCTTAAGGTCATTGTATCATTATGATTAGAGTCAAATACTAATGACAGCAAACCTAAAATAGTGATGGCTTAAATAAGATAGAAACTTATTTtccacataaaaaaattaatgtagccAGACTAGGCATAGTAGATTCAtgcttcttttttatcttatttctctgcctttttaaaaaaaatgtttatttattttgagagagggagaaagacagcatgagtgggtaggggcagagagagagggaaagagagaatccaaagcagactccgtgctgtcagcatagagcctgatgcaggacttgatctcatgaaccatgagatctgacctgagccaaaatcaagagttcctGGTACTGCTGCTTCTTACtttcattatatttctgtttcttgatttattttctatatatgtgGTTTCTTCATCATGCTCATACTTCTGTTGCTGACACCATAATGTCAGTATCCCCTAACCTCCCTTTTCAgtcttcttcatttttcattctggATTTTTTGTATGAAGTGTGTGCATTATACGTATCAATCAcatatatacattaattttttcttacaCTTAGTCTCTATATAGTCAACCACTTCATGGGTATCTCCAGCCTAACATCCGATAAGAATTTCCCATTCATATATTCAAAACTAAATTCATCCTTGTGTCAAAACCAGTTCAGATTTTTCACATTCACTCTCTCAATATTGATTAATTTAACCACAGTGGAACTCAAACCAAAGTCAAGGGGCCCATTCTAGATTCTCTGTTTTGACACAGATGACAAGTGGCCACCAAATCTTCCTTATTCTACTTCCAATGTGTCAGATTGTCTCCTTTCATCCCTATTTTTCCTAACCTAACTTAAGCTTCCCACATCTCGGGCCTAGAGTTGTTGCCTTCAGTCTCAACTCCATTATAACTCATATTCCATACTTTTCATTCTCAAACACaaatctaattattttattcctgCTTAAAATTCCCAATTTCCTACAGCAGTGTTTTTCAAGCTTCAGATTCTGACCCACTAGGGGACCAATTCAGATTATTGAAACCAACAATTTTTGAGAGGATAggatagaataaaatagaagaatataCAGTATGAGAGCAAATATTGTTCtatgaaacttttattttgattatatatatatatttgtgtgtatgtgtgtgcacgcacacatatgtatatgttgtTGTGATgcaaaatgtgtttcttactgTTGGTCATAGTTGAAATGTTGAATGCCTCTTGCCTATGGATTAATATCCAAACTCATTTACATATAACCTGACTATCTTTCTAGCTTCATCTTACACTGCTCCCCAGAGTGGAGAATCATACTCAAGGCTTGTGGTGTTCCCCCATGTGCCATGCATGATAATGTTATATCTTTGTGCATGGTGTTTCTATAGCCTTGCATAATCTTCCTTCTTTGTCTAACTGTTGAGCTCCTAtccttttttaaggtttatcttgCATGTCCTCTTCATTGTGAATTCTTCTTTAGTTTACCACCTTCCCCACCTCAGAGGAAAGCTGATCATCCCCTTTTCCTTTATGACAACTCAGGAcctattatattaaaattatcatgTCTTTTATTGTATATGTTTATCTAATAGAGAATAAAATGCCCTCGGTACAAAAgctgtgtgttttatttctagtTCCCTGGAGCTGAGCATAAAGCCCGGCCTGCAGTAGGCTGcccttggagctcacaggacaCCTCAGTATTTTTGGATCAACACTGTCCCTATACTAGCTCCATCTCTGTTGTTCTTATTAAGTTCTTCCTCACTCAATTGAAATAgactagaattttttaaaactaagttttGTAGTCAGACATTTGAGTGTGGAGGGGGGAGATGGGAGTATGAATATCTGTGACAGAAGATCAGACAGGTATTGATAAAATATATAGATGAACGGGTATGCATTATAGATTGACTTGTAAAACACTAAAGTTTACTAAATGTTATCAGAAAGTTTATCAGGAGGTTTAGATTGGGACCACTTGAGGATAATTCAAATGGGTGGATAGGTATAGTTAGCAGGGgatttttttgtttcgttttttaacAAAGCATGAAACCAAGATATTGTACCTCTTGAACAGAATACAAGCACTCCTAGAATGATAATCCTCCTTTCCTGGGGAGTATTGAATAATATTTCTTAGTGGGCATTCCCATTCATTTGTACCCATTTCTTCCCCTAAAATACAAGCTGGGAAATTCACAAAAGGGATTCTGataacttagagaaaaaaaaaaaaaacagtgcaaaTAAAGTGGGAAAATTTATCTGTATTTCTGGGAAAGTGAAACTATTCAGTAGATAAGCAAAGCTTTAAATCTGGTGATATTCTTACAGTTACAGGTATTCTAAAGAAAGTCTTGTCAATCCATCAGAAAATTTAACAACAAGCTTTTCAACCTGTTCAATTAGTGAAAATTTTTTACTCAATAGTACATCACCTAAGATAGTAGAAAAAGGTAAGAATTGATAATGTCACTAATTCTATAACTGGTCAATTTAATTATATCTGTGAAAATTATTATGAGATTTATTAGCAAAAGTggttaaaaataggaaaagtatttgcattattatgtatatatgacaAAACCATgctaatatatgttatatataagaaGCTTTTAGAagtaataagaaaagaagaatattttggggcatgtgggtgacagtcagttgggcctccgactttggctcaggtcatgatcttgcagtctgtgagttcaagccctacgtcgggctctgtgctgacagctcagagcctggagcctgcttcggattctgtgtctccttctctttctgcccctctgcctctcatgctctgtctctgtctctttctctcactcaaaaataaaaaacattaaaaaaattttaaaaaaagaatatttcagtaGGAAATTGgcaaagaatatatacatttaaattaggAAAGTggtataaatatgttaaaaatgcaACTTTACTCCTTAGGAGAAACACAATTATTACACcaattaaagattatttttacctATTAAGACACAAATTGTAAattatagttataattttttttgcctATTGGGTGTTTCTACTTAttaggaaaacatttcaaaaaatatttttctacctgtttttattaaaaataaaaagaaatgatatagaGGGAAAAACATTTATGCATTGCTGGGAGTATATAAATTTCTAgatttttgaaagttaattttcAATATAGTAAAGAACATACATGCTTAaatcagcaattctacttttactgacttatcttaaagaaataatctGGAATGTGACCGGATTTATTTACAGTTCTAGCTACGGCATACCTGTTTAACAGaatgaaaacttcaaaatattttgtgagTAAAAAGTAagggattaattaattaattaattaagttgcAAAACTTACTCAGCACACCACCATGCAGTCATTAAACCCTGatataaaagaaatcttaaaaacatgGGGAAATTGACATAACATGGTGTTAAGTGTAAAAGGAGATTATAATATGatctggacatttaaaaatataatgtacataaatattatgcatatttttatgtgAACTGAAAATGTGGAAGATACATGCACACATGAGAAGTAGCTCTCTGCATGTGGTGGGATTATAGATAACTTAGTTTTTACTTGTTTACTTTTTGCTTTCCTATATTGTCAAATTTTGTAAAGTAACTATGAATCAGtcttataatttgaaaaaaaaaatcttaaatggaaTAATTAAGGGATTAAAGCAGTTGAGTTTCTTatataaatgctaaaattaatatttaaaataaaacactcttGTCTGCATAGGTTGTGAAAAGGAATCTGGATCATATCTATGGATATATGTACTACTGGGTAATATGCTCCGTGGAATTGGGGAAACCCCCATAGTCCCCTTGGGGATTTCTTATATTGATGATTTTGCTGAAACAGgacattcttctttttatttaggtaatgtacataaaatattagATTTTATGATTACTTTCCCTGGGTCCACCCTTGAAATAATAGTGttcctaaattcattttttacttaCTAAAAAATTCTTTGGAGacttgtataattttattattggcatctgataaaattgttttataatattttttaggtACTTTGCATGCAATATCAATGATTGGTCCAATCATTGGCTTTATACAGGGATCTCTGTTTGCTAAAATGTACGTGGATATTGGATATGTAGATCTCAGTAAGTATAATAAGAACAAGGTAACATAATAATACTTTTCAAGTACAGGACATGATCCTTCCAAATACTGAATCCACTTTTTCAGTAGTTCTTTACTGACTATTTGTGTGATGAAGtgtgaacaaaattaaaaaaatagtgtctcAGAATTGATGTAATAGAGTTTAATTTCTGTATCTACGAAGGGCAGCAGTCATTATTATTGCTCAGAATTTATtgcatttcaaaatgattttttgaggggcgcctgggtggcgcagtcggttaagcatccgacttcagccaggtcacgatctcgcggtccgggagttcgagccccgcgtcaggctctgggctgatggctcagagcctggagcctgtttccgattctgtgtctccctctctctctgcccctcccccgttcatgttctgtctctctctgtcccaaaaataaataaacgttgaaaaaaaaattaaaaaaaatgattttttgacTGGCTACTTGTAATTCTTTATTCTAGGCAGTATCAGAATTACTCCTAAGGACTCTCGTTGGGTTGGTGCTTGGTGGCTTGGTTTCCTTGTGGCTGGACTATTATCCATTATGTCCtccattccattctttttccttccccaaaatcTGGATAAACcacagaaagaaagtaaagatttAGGATCTTCGCATTTcctcaaaacaaatgagaaaaggagtCAAATAGCTAATGTGACCAACCATGGGCAAAATATTAGTGAAAATATAACTGGTAAGTATTTCACATTTATAGTCAATTTGGAATTGTTAATTTCAAATGAAAGTAGACGAAACTATTTCTTAGTTGCCACTGGGCAGAAAGCATAGTTCTGACTCTGTTTGATGGAAACTTTTAGAGACGTATAGAACGAGATGTTTCAAGGTCCACATCATCCATCTCTAGATAACCATACCTGGTCCTGTCTTGCTAGACTCTAACACTTACTACAATTATTTCTAAGAAAGTCCTTCCACTTTTAACATCCGTTACAATTAGTCACCCCTCTAATTATAGACCCAGACTACAAAATTCATGCCATGGACAGAAGTTATGAATTTTTCACACACTTGTTTGTAGGCACAGATTGTTCTACTATTATTGTAATAATGTCACCTGAGACACAACATTATCTCTTCTCCTTGTACCACAAGAAAGGTGATTTATAATACTATATagtattttaaagcagaaaagtTGCATACCAAGAAACAGATCTGAGTCCTGCATTAAAtagaactttataattttttaactttggtCTTCTCATTTCTGTGAACTTtctacttaaaagtaaaattctacttaataattgtattattaacataaaaattaatactAAGTGCTAACAAATAAGAGACATTGCATGTCTATTCACTTTTGTTTCTTGAGCACCTAGCATATTGCCTGGGACCCAGTTGAaaaccaaatatttgttgaatgaatgaataaattaattaatgataCATGCAGTTGTATGGTAGAGTGCTAAGAATAACCAAATATGAAGTGAACTGAGCAGGTTGCAAAACAGCATGTATGTATGATTTCACTTTGGGGTAAAATAAACTAATTGAATAGATATTAATGAACAtatggaaaaatgaaggaaaatataaaaactgttGACAGTAGAATTGCAGGGTACTCTGATTttctatgttatatatttaagtaattttcaatcttatataacttttatatttacaaaattaagatattaatGTATACTTAAGCTGCATTGTAATAtcttatctttataattttatagattttttccAGTCCTTGAAAAGCATCCTTACCAATCCCCTATATGTTATATTACTGTTTTCATCATTGCTACTTTCCAGCAGCCATATTGGTGCTATTACTTATGTCTTCAAATACATAGAGCAACAGTATGGTCAGTCAGCATCTGAGGCTAACGTTTTTCTTGGTAAGACAcgttatttatgtttgtttgatAAGCTATATACTACCAAGTAATTGAGTTTCAAGTGACATTTCGTTGTGAaggcaattttatattttagtaagtataatttctaattatttttttgcaaatctTGTTGAATTTGTCTGTCTCATGGTGTCATCATTGTTCTGCATTTGAAGTCACATATCATGCTATTTTTGAGAAgatgaattcctagaagaaaagtTGCACGTGAATGGACTATTTAGATATAGTATCTGTATAATTGAATTTTATAGTTTAGTGTTGAGATCCTGAGACAAATCCTTTTGTAATGTAATCATAATTTCATAATTCGTTGACTTTAAATCAGAACTCAGCTACCtacaaaaaataggaaagagaaaacagacacgTCACTGATGTCTACATAACTCAAACAAGTATCATATTTTATGAGTTATTTTGCTATAATATCTGTTTCTAGTGACATATTGAGATTGCTTTTGAAGAAAAGGTTTTCTTATATAATTCTTCCCTCACCACCAGTATAAAATGagattactattattttatttatttattaatttttggaaagagagagagagagcatgagttggggagaggagcagagagagagggagaaagagaatcctaagcagtcttcatgctcagtgcagagcccaacacagggctcaatccctccaccttggggtcatgacctgagctgaaatcaagagtcagacctcaactgactgaaccacccacgtgccccaatatTAGATTTTTAAGAGCAGTACATTACCTAGTACAGTACTCAGCACATTGTagaaactcagtaaatatttgataaattaaaCTGAACGTCTCAAGTGGCATGTGAGTAGGTCATAAGTAAAcaagaaaatgataattatgttcAATACTTTTATTGAACTTAAGGTAAAAGTTTAAATGGTAAAAGTTGAGTTTGACTCCCAGTAAGGTTCCCAGCCTGaattatgttgttgttgttgttgttgttgttgttgttgttgttgtttgttgttgtttgttgttgttgttgttgttagaggGATCTTTACTTTTAATAACTCTTGCAGGACAATGACATGGAAAAGTTATAATAGGGGTCATTTTTAATACCATATTTAGGCCCATTTATCATTTTAGGGTATATGTGTGTtgggatgaataaagaagagatattaattctagtatttaattttaaagtgatAGACAAATTTAGAATGAGTTTTTAAGGATTGGAACTCTTCATTTTGAGGAGGTGTAAAGGATTTAGATGGTAGAATACAAGTCTCATAGGCAGGTgatattttgttgctgttttccaGAAGAAACTCCCTCATAGAAACCATCTGTTCAGATATTCAAACATTCTCAGTCCCCAACTTTTGCTATAGGGGGACCCAAATTCCCAGCACTGGCATCAagaagttatttttgtttctcccaTGTGCTACACTGGGTCTCCTACCTCCATGCAGGGCTATTGGCTTTCTACTTAAGTCGTAAGATGGGATACATTTGGTTGATGTACTCTGTGTTTCATATTATAACACATTTCGGAATAACCATATTTATATaacaacaatttttttctcttatttctaggAACCATAACCTTACCAACTGTTGCAACTGGAATATTTACAGGAGgatatatcattaaaaaattcaaacttaGCTTGCTTGGAATTGCCAAATTATCATTTTGTACCAGTGCATTGGCCCTCATATTTCAACAATTCAACTTTGCAGTAATTTGTGAAAGCAAATCAGTTGCTGGCCTAACATTGACCTATGATGGGTTTGTATATGTCAATATATTAATTGCGCAATGTATAAATTATACAATGTAAAAGACTATAAGTAAAACAGGGAAGATAACAATCttagataaactttttttaattgaaatttcaaTTTACAAATTCTTAAAACCTCCACTTCCTAAAATCTCAAAAAGTCctccttttattccttcctaAAAGAAAAACTACCTAAgttgtaataataatagttatctTTTGAGCTTGTTTATAATGACTGACAGGTACTtttaccctcattttatagatagggaAAGCAGGGTGTAGAGAAATACACATATTACAAGACTAGCAATGTTAAGATTCTGACTTAAATTGGGGAGTTTTGACTCCAAAACTTTTAGTCTTAACCACTACAATTTTGGATGCATTATAAGAggaatataaataacattttccaaaAGTGACTGAAAAATTCTTATCTACAGTTAACTGTAATGTTTAACAactatctattttattttaaagtgatagACAAATTTAGAATGAGTTTTTAAGGATTGGAACTCTTCATTTTGAGGAGGTGTAAAGGATTTAGATGGTAGAATACAAGTCTCATAGGCAGGTgatattttgttgctgttttccaGAAGAAACTCCCTCATAGAAACCATCTGTTCAGATATTCAAATATTCTCAGTCCCCGACTTTTGCTATAGGGGGACCCAAATCCCCAGCACTGGCATCAagaagttatttttgtttctcccaCGTGGTACACTGGGTCTCCTACCTCCATGCAGGGCTATTGGCTTTCTACTTAAGTCGTAGACTTTCTACTTAAGTCTACTTCCTTACATTGTATTGAATTCTCCTTTTCTGCAAGCTAATACTGTTTCTTATGATATTATCTTTATTAGCAGTAGAATTAATAAATATCCTATATATGATTGTATATTAGACCTGGGAAAACCTTTACTTTGTAGTATTATCTGAAGTATTCCCAGTACGCCAGTCTCTACCCCAAATTAGGGGCAGGATTCTGGTGTAGATTTCTTATAATCTCCAGAATATAGCCATGAATTTAAGCTTGGAAAGGTTCACATTCAGACAACAAGGAAAGATCTTTGGATTATGCTTGTATAACTGTGCTACGTAGTGCTGGCTCTGAGCTTCTAAAGTCTCGATCTCATGAGGTGTCAGTTTGAACTTGTCAAATTTCCCCACAACTGCTTACCTAAACACCATCCTATTCTTAGATACTTGTCAACCTGGTCTTGAAttatctctctgcttcctcctagTCCTGACTGTTGGTAATTACTCCTATCCACCCAGCATTATCCACTCTGGTAAATACAGAGTACTTagaacattgaattttttttattccaagctagttaacatatagtgtaataatggtttcaggagtagaatttagtgatttatcacttacatgtagCACCCAATGCTCGTCAGAGTAAGTTGGAACCCCTAATGCCtattcacccatttagcccatcctcctacccaacaccccctccagcaaccctcagtttgttctctgtatttaaaagtctcttgtggtttgcctccctttctgtttgtatcttatttttccttcccttcccctatgctaaactgttttgcttcttaaacttcacatgagtgaaatcatacgatatttgtctttctgtgactgatgtATTTCACTCATCATAATACATTCTAGAACATTGAACTTTTGAGGTAAAAGAaccttagaggggcacctgggaggctcagtcggttaagcgtccgacttcagcccaggtcgtgatcccatgctttgtgggtttgagccctgcatcgggctctgtgctgacagctcgtagcctggaccctggtttggattctgtgtgtccctctctctctgcctcccccccaccactctgtctctcaaaataaataaacacttaaaaaatatttaaaaaaaagaaccttagaGATCATGAAGCTCAAACCTCTTAAATCCTCTTAATTTATTAGTTGAGACCCAGAGGAACCATAACTTATTTGAAGTCACACAATGACTCCAGACTGATGCTATATCACATCAGTAGTTCTAAGGGCTCCCAAGTTGTCAGATATGCGTTAGCCTA
This genomic window contains:
- the LOC101088850 gene encoding solute carrier organic anion transporter family member 1B3 isoform X2, giving the protein MFLVALSLSFMCKALGGVVMKSSITQIERRFDISSSVSGLIDGGFEMGNLFVIVFVSYFGSKLHRPKIIGIGCFIMGTGSILTALPHFFMGYYRYSKESLVNPSENLTTSFSTCSISENFLLNSTSPKIVEKGCEKESGSYLWIYVLLGNMLRGIGETPIVPLGISYIDDFAETGHSSFYLGTLHAISMIGPIIGFIQGSLFAKMYVDIGYVDLSSIRITPKDSRWVGAWWLGFLVAGLLSIMSSIPFFFLPQNLDKPQKESKDLGSSHFLKTNEKRSQIANVTNHGQNISENITDFFQSLKSILTNPLYVILLFSSLLLSSSHIGAITYVFKYIEQQYGQSASEANVFLGTITLPTVATGIFTGGYIIKKFKLSLLGIAKLSFCTSALALIFQQFNFAVICESKSVAGLTLTYDGNNPVASHINVPLSYCNSDCNCDESHWEPVCGANGVTYMSPCLAGCKSSSGNKKSIVFYNCSCVEVTGVQNKNNSVNLGECPRDNHCTKKFYIYVLVQVLNYFFSSLGSTPTIMLVFKNVQPQLKSLAVGFHSLTIRALGGIPAPIYFGALIDKTCMKWSTSSCGKRGSCRLYNSRLYGNTYLGLIVSLRFSALILLVVLIFTMKKIYQGKNTKASENGRKDMNEANLEPLNNDGYFVPSSDNEAHM
- the LOC101088850 gene encoding solute carrier organic anion transporter family member 1B3 isoform X1 gives rise to the protein MMDPNQHLKKTAETTPSEKRETRCCNGFRMFLVALSLSFMCKALGGVVMKSSITQIERRFDISSSVSGLIDGGFEMGNLFVIVFVSYFGSKLHRPKIIGIGCFIMGTGSILTALPHFFMGYYRYSKESLVNPSENLTTSFSTCSISENFLLNSTSPKIVEKGCEKESGSYLWIYVLLGNMLRGIGETPIVPLGISYIDDFAETGHSSFYLGTLHAISMIGPIIGFIQGSLFAKMYVDIGYVDLSSIRITPKDSRWVGAWWLGFLVAGLLSIMSSIPFFFLPQNLDKPQKESKDLGSSHFLKTNEKRSQIANVTNHGQNISENITDFFQSLKSILTNPLYVILLFSSLLLSSSHIGAITYVFKYIEQQYGQSASEANVFLGTITLPTVATGIFTGGYIIKKFKLSLLGIAKLSFCTSALALIFQQFNFAVICESKSVAGLTLTYDGNNPVASHINVPLSYCNSDCNCDESHWEPVCGANGVTYMSPCLAGCKSSSGNKKSIVFYNCSCVEVTGVQNKNNSVNLGECPRDNHCTKKFYIYVLVQVLNYFFSSLGSTPTIMLVFKNVQPQLKSLAVGFHSLTIRALGGIPAPIYFGALIDKTCMKWSTSSCGKRGSCRLYNSRLYGNTYLGLIVSLRFSALILLVVLIFTMKKIYQGKNTKASENGRKDMNEANLEPLNNDGYFVPSSDNEAHM
- the LOC101088850 gene encoding solute carrier organic anion transporter family member 1B3 isoform X3 — protein: MMDPNQHLKKTAETTPSEKRETRCCNGFRMFLVALSLSFMCKALGGVVMKSSITQIERRFDISSSVSGLIDGGFEMGNLFVIVFVSYFGSKLHRPKIIGIGCFIMGTGSILTALPHFFMGYYRYSKESLVNPSENLTTSFSTCSISENFLLNSTSPKIVEKGCEKESGSYLWIYVLLGNMLRGIGETPIVPLGISYIDDFAETGHSSFYLGTLHAISMIGPIIGFIQGSLFAKMYVDIGYVDLSSIRITPKDSRWVGAWWLGFLVAGLLSIMSSIPFFFLPQNLDKPQKESKDLGSSHFLKTNEKRSQIANVTNHGQNISENITDFFQSLKSILTNPLYVILLFSSLLLSSSHIGAITYVFKYIEQQYGQSASEANVFLGTITLPTVATGIFTGGYIIKKFKLSLLGIAKLSFCTSALALIFQQFNFAVICESKSVAGLTLTYDGNNPVASHINVPLSYCNSDCNCDESHWEPVCGANGVTYMSPCLAGCKSSSGNKKSIVFYNCSCVEVTGVQNKNNSVNLGECPRDNHCTKKFYIYVLVQVLNYFFSSLGSTPTIMLVFKIL